A stretch of DNA from Vespula pensylvanica isolate Volc-1 chromosome 6, ASM1446617v1, whole genome shotgun sequence:
cgtcgtcgtcgtcgtcctcgtcttcgtcttcgtcgtcgtcgtcgtcgtcgtcgtcgtcgtcgtcgtcgtcgtcgtcgttgtcgtcgtcgtcgccgtcggcTTCGCCGtatacgtcgtcgtcgtcgccgtcgttgtcgtcgtcgtagtttCTGTCGTCCTCGCCGCCGTCGGCTTCGCCGTCTCCGTCGTTTTCGTCCTTAGCcttgtcttcgtcttcgtcttcgtcgtcgtcgtcgtctttaactgtctcgtcgtcgtcgccgtcacCGTCTTTGTAACCGTTGGTAggtattaacgataaaaatattaagaaaaataagagtcAGAGGAAATAGGCGCGCACGCACAGAAGTGGCACTCGTTGTGACACATGCAGGAACAGCCAGTCGTCTAAGAAGTCGAGCTCCGATATTTCTGATCTTACGCTGTTCCCTCAGCGGATTTATGCTTTTCAGTTTCCCTCAGTTCTTCAACGGTCCGCTGTACATCGCGCCAGTTGCTCACGAATCTCACTGTCAAAATAAAACCTCTGTTATGAACGAAATAACTGCGACGTGACACACACTTGAGTACTCATTTTCGTTCTGTCTTCGGTCACGTTCGCCCAGTATGGCGATCGCCGTATCGTGCGCCGCACCCCTTTCACGGCGACACCAACGCCATCTGCCGAGAATGATAATTTCTAAGTTTCCATTTTAGACCGGGAAAATTGTGCGTAATTTATAAcgtttacaaaatttcttttacatgtaatatatatattaatttttttttataacatatacatatgaattatacaatttcaaatagttccaaaaggaagaaaaatattacaaatgtttTACGATACGAATTGACATATTCAATATGCcttattaacgaaaaaaaaatgtaggtTTTGAGTATCGCacagatattattttacgatgttatactaaatataaataaatataaaaatattgtataatgcGATATCTCTATTGTATTTCACTATTCGTGTTTCTGTGTGTTAAAACTGCACGAACTAACATATAATCTTTAAACACGTACGAAACTATGATTAAGCCTAAGTCATAGTCCAATTTATCCAATAAAAACATAATGGATTTATGACGTTTCTTCTCTGTGTTGTAAACGGTACCATATTATAGAAACGATATCGTGCCGTATAGAGATATGGTTGATTCGAAACAGTTGGATGGCCAATAATTGTCAATACCGTCCACCACCGAACGAAAATTCTGCAAGGGATACAATAAATTAAGATATCCCTCAAAATCTATAATACCATGGAGCATAGTAAAAGCACGTAATGTTTTTACTATGATTTCTTGTAGAAATCGTATATAAGACGGAaacgaaagaggaggaggagttaACCGTACTATCAGTAACGTCAAAGATGTCGGGTGCTATCGAGAGACATAACCAAAAAGTAAGACGAAGAAACGTCATCGATACAGTGAATCTTTCTCAAGATCATAAAAATGACTCAAATTTCGTGGCCGAACGTATCCCACTCGTGTTATTGTCAGACTCGACTGAAGCTTGGTACGATGGTATTATACCAAGAATACCTGATATAGCGGATTTGACACCGTCCGGTAAACAGAATGGAGTGTTCGGTCAAGATAGTGATTCCTTCGTGGATAATTCTTGTGTTGGTGTAGAAGGATCGATGAACCAAGAGCGTATGAAAATAAGTGTTATACGAGATACTATCACGAAGCTGGATTTATCATTGGGAGACTTTAAACTACTTGGATCCAGTAACGAAGGATTTGTCACTGGTACTCGTTGTTAATAATCGTCTATTATTGTCAACAAGGAACCTTTATTCCGCTATCAAGAGAAAGCATATCCTTAACAcgtttatatttgatttttttaatttgttatttctatGTTTGTAATGTAGTaagtgataaaagaaaagaaatgcaatTAGTTAGTCAATGTGTTAAGGTATTAAGtcatataatgaaataattgttatttgaaatatttggattttagaaataatatttgaatttttaaaatattggtTCCTTCTTGACAATAatcatatatcttataatcAAGTTGCGAAATTATAAAGATGATCTGTAGATGGTATACGAAGGGTACTTTGGCCAAAGATACTAAGATTGTCCATGGATGAAATTGTACCTGTAGAAGGACTAGAAACAATATATACTAAAATTCCTAATGAAGTTTatcaacaaatattaaaagatgtAGCACGAAGTGGAAGTCATATTTCTCCAACTGCGACGGAAGAAGAGACCGAACATTTCCAGGACCAATTAACGCAGATTATTTGTTGGGTTCTTCACAGGCATCCTGAATTAAAGTTAGTATTGTTGTttggaagatataaaaaaaaacaacaagatGTGATCATATATGACTGTGTGACATccattttctaattaaatattaatgaaagtataataaaataaaataatgcatACTTAGTTACTACCAGGGCTATAATGATGTAGCTGCAACTATTTTACTTGTTATGGGTCTACAAGAAGGTTTATATGTACTTGAAAGTATTTCTATGGAGTTTCTTGAAAGATTTATGGAAAAAACAATGGAGAAAGTTAATCAGGAACTCTTCTACATCTTTGCGCTGTTAGAACGTGTTCATCCTACTCTTCTTGAACATCTAGAAAAGTTAGTTACTTCAATGTTCAAATATACAAGAAACTTATTGCCTACATATTCTTAAATGAACAGATTATCCCGTAAACTCATATCTGGTTAAATTACTAGGATATATAtccattaaatataaatttattttgaaaaataggCAATAagattattgttaattttaacgGAGTCTATATCAtgtgtattaaataaaatatgttgatTGATTTCAGTGTAGAATTGTTTCCTCATTTTGCACTAGCTGAATATACGACATGGTATGCGCACAAATATGCAGAAAACAGGAAATTATTGCATAgattatacgattattttcttagcAGTCCACCTTTAATGCCACTTTATCTTAGTTCTGTAATTGTAGCACATCGGGCtacagaaatatttaatactacGCCTGATATGGGACATACTCACAAAGTTTTATGTACAGTGAGTAtgatatttgtaaattaaaatagaaatgatattttgtaGAAAGAATAATGTAAGAGTAACATAATACTTACAGTAACATAATAATGTTAACTTATTGTTGacataatagtaataatgattatgTGATTCTAGCTACCTGATGATTTGCCTTTTGAAACACTTCTTATTGATGCAAAGAATTTATATCATCAGTATCCTCCAGAATCAATCAATAAGGATGTAAAAGATTACGATTGTAAGAGACGTTGCAAGGAGCAAGAATGGAAAGCAAAAGCAGAAGCAAGTCGccaggaaagagaaagacaacgTCGacttaaaattgttaaagcaGCTCCAAGAATACCTTATCGCATTAGAAGTTACAAAACTATAACTGTTGTAACAATTTTAGCTCTTGGACTGTACGCATTTCTGAAATCTACATCAAGTCTTAACTGacattaaatgtaattttcccCATccgaaattataatttatatatggtttataaatgaaaattactgGTTCTATAGTAAATGATAATTGGTGTGAATATTGGTAAAGCTTGAGCAAAATTGccctataaaaagaaaaacaaaaaacgattaaaattgtaaGCATTCCTAAGCTGCCTTTATGCTGTGTTCTTTGAAGGCGCTGACCAGA
This window harbors:
- the LOC122630040 gene encoding TBC1 domain family member 20 — encoded protein: MSGAIERHNQKVRRRNVIDTVNLSQDHKNDSNFVAERIPLVLLSDSTEAWYDGIIPRIPDIADLTPSGKQNGVFGQDSDSFVDNSCVGVEGSMNQERMKISVIRDTITKLDLSLGDFKLLGSSNEGFVTDGIRRVLWPKILRLSMDEIVPVEGLETIYTKIPNEVYQQILKDVARSGSHISPTATEEETEHFQDQLTQIICWVLHRHPELNYYQGYNDVAATILLVMGLQEGLYVLESISMEFLERFMEKTMEKVNQELFYIFALLERVHPTLLEHLENVELFPHFALAEYTTWYAHKYAENRKLLHRLYDYFLSSPPLMPLYLSSVIVAHRATEIFNTTPDMGHTHKVLCTLPDDLPFETLLIDAKNLYHQYPPESINKDVKDYDCKRRCKEQEWKAKAEASRQERERQRRLKIVKAAPRIPYRIRSYKTITVVTILALGLYAFLKSTSSLN